The genomic DNA TAAATATCTGGTTAAAACGTGAAGAAATCTCTTTATAAATCGCTTATTTATGCTAAACTTACGCCTGTATGAACCTAATACATAATATATATAATAAATAAGTTCTTCTATTCTAATGAGGTGAAATAATGAAAGATCTAAAATACAGAAGTGTATTCGATATTATTGGTCCTGTCATGATTGGACCGAGCAGTTCGCATACCGCTGGAGCAGCAAGAATCGGAAAGATCGTCCGTAGTATTTTTGGTGATCAACCAGATTCTGTTGACATCTACCTATATGAGTCTTTTGCCAAAACCTATCGTGGACATGGTACTGATATTGCCTTAGTTGGAGGATTATTAGGCATGGAACCTGATGATTCTCGTTTAGCAGATTCGTTAAGGTTGGCTCATGAAGCAGGTATGGAAGTATTATTCGTACCTAAAAGTGAAAAAGCCGATCATCCTAATTCCGTCAAAATGTTGTTGAAAAAAGGCAGTCGAAAGCTTTCGGTTACAGGTATCTCAATTGGTGGGGGCAACATCCAGATTTCTGAATTGAACGGCTTCAAGATTTCATTAAGCATGGGAACACCGACCTTGATCATCGTCCACCAAGACGTTCCTGGCATGATTGCTAAAGTCACCAATATTCTTTCAGAAACCAACACCAATATCGGTACAATGACAGTTACTCGTGAGTCAAAAGGCGAAAATGCCATTATGATCATGGAAGTGGACGATCCTCAAGTAGAAGATACCGTAAAAAAACTAAAACAGTTACCAAATATTGACAGTGTCAATTATTTCGAGTAAAGGAGCAGACGAGGTATGTTTTTATCAATTGAAGAATTAGTCCAACAAGCACAAGACTACCCTAGCGTTGCCGAATTGATGATCGCAGTTGAGATGGAGATGAGCGGTCGTTCTCGTGAGCAGATCATCAAGATCATGGAAAAGAATCTACTCGTGATGGAACAATCTATCGCAGAAGGAAATGCCGGCGTAACTTCTGTCACAGGAATTACTGGCGGCGATGCCAAAAAGATGGACAACTATCTTTCTCACGCTGATTTCCTTAGTGGCGAAACAATCTTGACCGCGGTTCGTAATGCGATTGCTGTGAACGAAGTCAATGCCAAAATGGGATTGATCTGCGCAACGCCTACTGCGGGCAGCGCAGGAGTTGTCCCTGGTGTCTTGATGGCCGTACGTGATCGTTTGCAATTAACCCATGAACAACAACTCGACTTCTTATTTACAGCTGGCGCTTTTGGCTTGGTCATTGCAAACAACGCATCGATCAGCGGGGCTGAAGGTGGTTGTCAAGCAGAAATCGGATCGGCGAGTGCGATGGCTTCCGCTGCCTTGGTTTGTGCGAAAAACGGCACAGCTCACCAAGCCGCCCAAGCTGTGGCAATCACGCTTAAAAATATGATGGGTTTGATCTGCGATCCTGTAGCTGGTCTCGTCGAAGTCCCTTGCGTTAAAAGAAATGCTTTAGGTTCGTCACAAGCATTCATCTCAGCTGATATGGCTTTAGCTGGCATCGAAAGCGTGATCCCACCTGATGAAGTAGTCGCTGCCATGTACCAAGTGGGCAGACAAATGCCTTCGATTTTCAAAGAAACCGCAGAAGGCGGACTTGCAGTGACACCTACCGCGAAACGATTAACGAAAGAAATCTTAGAAAAACAAACATAGTTACTTCTTATATCAAAAGCTGAATCAGACAATGCACAAAAATTCATTATCGCCAAAGATATGCCGAATAACCATGGCAGCAAATTTGCTGCCATGGTTATTCGGTTTGTTTCTTACATCCTTCGCTTTGCTTCAAACACAAATTGCCCCATTTGTTCATAGAGGTCCGCTTTGATTTGTTTTAAGTCATGATGGACTAACTGATGATCACGTACGAGCTGTCTGCCATCCACCCACACATGAGCCACATTGGAAGCATTCGCTGAATAGACTAAGGCAGAATAAGGATCAAAAATCGGAAACATATTCACAGACTGCGTCTCAACGATAATAAAATCTGCCTTGTTCCCTACAACAAGCTGGCCAGTTTCTTTAAAATCTAACAATTCCGCCCCACCTCTAGTGGCTAAACGGACAATTTCCTTCGCTG from Enterococcus mundtii includes the following:
- the sdaAA gene encoding L-serine ammonia-lyase, iron-sulfur-dependent, subunit alpha gives rise to the protein MFLSIEELVQQAQDYPSVAELMIAVEMEMSGRSREQIIKIMEKNLLVMEQSIAEGNAGVTSVTGITGGDAKKMDNYLSHADFLSGETILTAVRNAIAVNEVNAKMGLICATPTAGSAGVVPGVLMAVRDRLQLTHEQQLDFLFTAGAFGLVIANNASISGAEGGCQAEIGSASAMASAALVCAKNGTAHQAAQAVAITLKNMMGLICDPVAGLVEVPCVKRNALGSSQAFISADMALAGIESVIPPDEVVAAMYQVGRQMPSIFKETAEGGLAVTPTAKRLTKEILEKQT
- the sdaAB gene encoding L-serine ammonia-lyase, iron-sulfur-dependent subunit beta, with translation MKDLKYRSVFDIIGPVMIGPSSSHTAGAARIGKIVRSIFGDQPDSVDIYLYESFAKTYRGHGTDIALVGGLLGMEPDDSRLADSLRLAHEAGMEVLFVPKSEKADHPNSVKMLLKKGSRKLSVTGISIGGGNIQISELNGFKISLSMGTPTLIIVHQDVPGMIAKVTNILSETNTNIGTMTVTRESKGENAIMIMEVDDPQVEDTVKKLKQLPNIDSVNYFE